The following proteins are encoded in a genomic region of Leifsonia psychrotolerans:
- a CDS encoding TrlF family AAA-like ATPase, giving the protein MRFPRGSEWRKWDLHVHAPGTTLTDGYSKLAGELDWVQFCEIIHDSDVACIGIADYFSLDSFFAFKKQYAALYPGESNKVFFPNLELRLPEVLNDDGQSVNIHLIFRPDLSESDAHKLMMALSTETTAGKSKKSVVCAELQSADEFQSATVSRKSIMTALEHTFGSGSPLENQVLIVTSAKGDGIRPGGKGSKKRKNQLVDEIDKQSHAFFAGPNSRDHFLDVDRLEADEKIIPKPVFEGSDAHSFEDLKSRLGKGDAGSGVKHFVTWIKADLTYEGLLQTLIEPAQRVALQLAEPDQKRPYQYISKIRFSDTNDFPAEVVFNRNLNSIIGSRSSGKSALLAFIAHAVDPGETIQQQIDASKMERKFAGPAAGKTWADVSATVREIEWGAPDAANGKVIYVPQNSLYSISEHPNKVTEKIAPSLFRNHPDLKVIQDQTVANLVSANDDIRAAIVAWFDASDEMDRLTGDLRDLGDKKAVEAARDTYKSKIDEIKKASQLTDEEITKYQEISVDLQSKRSRLDDIVEELTQLSQYVAAGVDSANPQAIPGAVQVTVAIRPAGGQLPDAIAERVEEKRGAAEAELLEAVERELNVSFTSTLAEQRTLRSDVDIIKEQNATLIAKHEANSELEQVALDFDKQVKALKAIEKKQAARIAKEKVRTAEVTKIVEAIAQRAVALTELQKVFSSKQRVLDGLTFGMESAVDPDVVSNLSVAFNRSKISAYVSKKGDDIDFLKAQAEPAAFLTAIRSGDQELNKGFTSLATAQSLMTVVPEVRFTAELDADRIGGFGRSSMTPGKQALFALTLILNESQEPWPLLIDQPEDDLDSRSIYGTIVPYLLERKRERQIIMVSHDANLVVGADSESVIVANRHGADRPNKGGRTFEYLTGSLEHSQEHNAKSATVLGRHGIREHACEILDGGEEAFQKRKEKYKI; this is encoded by the coding sequence ATGAGGTTTCCCAGAGGTTCGGAATGGCGAAAGTGGGACCTCCACGTTCACGCTCCCGGAACAACACTGACTGATGGATACTCAAAGCTCGCAGGAGAACTTGATTGGGTTCAGTTTTGCGAAATCATTCACGATTCGGACGTCGCATGTATTGGGATTGCTGATTACTTCTCTCTGGATAGTTTCTTTGCTTTCAAAAAGCAGTATGCGGCGCTGTACCCCGGTGAGTCCAATAAAGTGTTCTTTCCAAACTTGGAGCTCCGCCTGCCTGAGGTGCTCAACGATGACGGACAGTCGGTAAACATTCACCTGATCTTTCGACCAGACCTGTCTGAATCGGATGCGCACAAGCTAATGATGGCGCTAAGCACGGAGACGACCGCTGGTAAATCGAAGAAATCGGTAGTCTGCGCAGAACTTCAGTCAGCTGACGAGTTTCAAAGTGCCACGGTCTCGCGCAAAAGTATCATGACCGCTTTGGAGCACACCTTCGGTTCTGGCTCTCCTCTCGAGAACCAGGTCTTGATCGTTACGTCAGCAAAGGGGGACGGGATCAGGCCTGGTGGGAAGGGGAGCAAGAAGAGGAAGAATCAGCTCGTCGACGAGATCGACAAGCAATCGCACGCCTTCTTCGCTGGGCCGAACTCGCGGGACCATTTTCTGGACGTGGATCGGCTTGAGGCCGATGAGAAAATTATCCCTAAGCCTGTCTTTGAAGGATCTGACGCTCACAGCTTTGAGGATCTGAAATCTCGCCTCGGCAAAGGGGATGCGGGATCGGGGGTCAAACACTTCGTTACGTGGATCAAAGCTGATCTAACTTACGAGGGTCTCCTTCAGACGTTGATCGAGCCTGCTCAGCGAGTAGCGCTTCAGTTGGCCGAACCGGACCAGAAGCGGCCGTACCAGTACATCTCGAAGATTCGATTTTCAGACACCAATGATTTCCCGGCAGAGGTTGTGTTCAATCGGAATTTGAACTCCATCATCGGAAGCCGCTCGTCTGGCAAATCTGCGCTCCTTGCATTCATTGCGCACGCCGTTGATCCTGGTGAGACGATTCAGCAGCAGATCGATGCTTCAAAAATGGAAAGGAAATTTGCCGGCCCTGCGGCGGGCAAGACGTGGGCCGACGTGAGTGCGACCGTCCGCGAAATTGAGTGGGGGGCGCCCGACGCTGCGAACGGCAAAGTGATCTACGTTCCGCAGAACTCCCTGTACTCCATTAGCGAGCATCCGAACAAAGTAACCGAGAAGATCGCCCCGTCGCTCTTTCGCAATCATCCGGACTTGAAAGTCATCCAAGACCAGACTGTAGCGAATTTGGTCTCAGCCAACGATGACATCCGAGCTGCAATTGTGGCCTGGTTTGATGCATCCGATGAGATGGACCGTTTGACTGGGGACCTAAGAGATTTGGGTGACAAGAAGGCTGTTGAGGCTGCGCGTGACACGTACAAGTCAAAGATCGATGAGATAAAGAAGGCTTCGCAGTTAACCGACGAAGAAATCACTAAGTACCAAGAGATTTCGGTAGACCTCCAGAGCAAACGCAGCCGATTGGACGACATTGTTGAGGAGCTGACTCAGCTGTCGCAATATGTGGCTGCAGGAGTCGATAGTGCAAATCCGCAGGCGATACCTGGTGCCGTTCAAGTGACCGTAGCGATTCGTCCAGCTGGGGGCCAGCTCCCTGACGCGATCGCCGAACGAGTTGAAGAAAAGCGGGGGGCGGCAGAAGCGGAGTTGCTCGAGGCCGTCGAAAGAGAGCTTAATGTCAGTTTCACGTCGACGCTCGCTGAGCAGCGGACTCTGCGATCTGATGTTGACATCATCAAGGAGCAGAATGCGACGCTCATCGCAAAGCACGAGGCGAATTCGGAGTTGGAGCAGGTGGCCTTGGATTTTGACAAACAAGTCAAGGCGTTGAAGGCGATAGAGAAGAAGCAGGCAGCTCGCATTGCCAAGGAAAAGGTGCGAACCGCTGAGGTGACGAAGATTGTTGAAGCGATTGCTCAGCGAGCCGTCGCGCTCACTGAGCTCCAGAAGGTTTTTTCATCGAAGCAGCGAGTGCTTGACGGCTTAACTTTTGGCATGGAATCGGCGGTGGATCCTGATGTGGTTTCGAATTTGTCAGTAGCTTTCAACCGCAGCAAAATTAGTGCCTATGTTTCAAAGAAGGGCGACGACATTGACTTTTTGAAGGCGCAGGCCGAACCCGCCGCATTCTTGACTGCAATCCGGAGCGGAGACCAGGAGCTCAACAAGGGTTTTACTTCTTTGGCTACCGCGCAAAGTCTGATGACAGTAGTGCCCGAGGTGCGGTTTACGGCTGAGCTCGATGCCGACAGGATTGGCGGTTTCGGCAGGTCATCAATGACCCCCGGGAAACAAGCTCTCTTCGCGCTCACGTTGATCCTCAACGAATCTCAGGAGCCGTGGCCGTTGCTGATTGATCAGCCTGAAGACGACCTCGATAGTCGATCCATCTACGGAACAATTGTGCCCTACCTTCTTGAGAGAAAACGCGAGCGCCAGATCATCATGGTGAGTCATGACGCCAACCTAGTTGTCGGTGCTGACTCAGAGTCGGTCATCGTTGCGAACCGGCATGGTGCAGATCGCCCTAACAAGGGCGGGCGTACTTTCGAGTATCTGACAGGCTCACTTGAACATTCCCAAGAACACAATGCAAAGAGCGCAACCGTCCTCGGACGCCACGGGATACGAGAGCACGCTTG
- a CDS encoding type I restriction endonuclease subunit R gives MSAVGQIERKTQDRVVELFQKELGYEYGGNREYREGNSQVESEQLEQNLVARGYDSLLAGKAIDELKKAATLGGGRTLYEANREVYDLLRYGVKVKRGVGEQFETVWLIDWVEPAANHFVVAEEVSIKGEHNKRPDVVLYVNGIALGVIELKRSKVGVSDGIRQNIGNQKKDFIRPFFTTVQLLFAGNDVEGLRYGVIDTPEKYWLEWKEPSEVQEPLDRALLQMCSKERLLELIHDFMVFDAGVKKTARHNQFFGVKAAQERIAKREGGIIWHTQGSGKSLTMVWLAKWIREHQPDGRVLLITDRTELDEQIEKVFGGVNEQIYRTSSGADLIGTLNKNEPWLVCSLVHKFRGGDDDKDLDESSEQFLADLNAKIPAGFSAKGNLFVFVDEAHRTQSGKMHTAMKKLLPGAMFIGFTGTPLLKADKTTSIETFGSFIHTYKFNEAVVDGVVLDIRYEARHIDQELTSHDQVDKWFEAKTKGMTDLTKAELKKRWGTMQKVVSAEPRAKRIVQDILLDMELKPRLMDGRGNAMLVGGSIYQACKFYEMFVQAGFKGKVAIVTSYVPNASEISKEDGGHGSTEKLRQYDIYRQMLADHFDEPADSAVLKIEEFEKEVKRRFVEEPGQMRLLIVVDKLLTGFDAPSASYLYIDKKMRDHGLFQAICRVNRLDGDDKEYGYVVDYQDLFNSLEDAITDYTSGALDGYAKEDIAGLLKDRGEQERKDLDDALERIRALCEPVSPPKETLQYQRYFCAVDAGNADQLKTNEPKRVELYKSVSALVRAYAVLANDMEKAGYSAAEAAAIKTEVAHYVAVRDEVKLGAGENVDFKQFEAGMRFLLDTYIQAGSSELVAEFEDVGLVELIVERGAGALDSLPEGIKKNKEAVAETIINNVRKTIIDEHAMNPKYYDTMSSLLDALIEQHRQEASDYKLYLQELLALAKKVGKKESDTVYPDWAKNGAQKALVDFGWSETTIVIQLDTAINVAKPHDWVGNKMKEKVVANAIRKVLPADFDRFEELFDLVRARDEYR, from the coding sequence ATGAGTGCGGTAGGCCAGATCGAGCGCAAGACGCAGGATCGTGTCGTTGAGCTGTTCCAGAAAGAGCTTGGCTACGAGTACGGTGGCAACCGTGAGTACCGCGAAGGTAATTCGCAGGTGGAATCCGAGCAGCTGGAGCAAAACCTTGTGGCCCGCGGCTACGATTCTCTGCTCGCAGGCAAGGCGATCGACGAGCTGAAGAAGGCTGCCACGCTCGGTGGTGGCCGCACACTTTACGAGGCGAATCGTGAGGTTTACGATCTTCTCCGCTATGGGGTGAAGGTCAAGCGAGGGGTCGGCGAGCAGTTCGAGACCGTCTGGCTTATCGACTGGGTGGAGCCTGCCGCTAACCACTTTGTCGTAGCCGAGGAGGTCTCGATCAAGGGCGAACACAACAAGCGTCCCGATGTAGTTCTCTACGTCAACGGCATCGCCCTGGGCGTCATCGAACTCAAGCGCTCCAAGGTTGGAGTGTCCGACGGTATCCGGCAGAACATTGGCAATCAAAAGAAGGACTTTATCCGTCCGTTTTTCACGACGGTGCAGCTGCTCTTCGCCGGTAACGATGTTGAGGGTCTTCGCTACGGCGTGATCGATACCCCCGAGAAGTACTGGCTGGAATGGAAAGAGCCGTCCGAAGTTCAGGAGCCGCTCGACCGCGCGTTGCTGCAGATGTGCTCGAAGGAACGCTTGCTTGAGCTAATTCACGACTTCATGGTGTTCGACGCCGGGGTCAAGAAAACCGCGCGGCACAATCAGTTCTTCGGAGTTAAAGCCGCACAGGAACGCATCGCTAAGCGCGAGGGTGGCATCATCTGGCACACTCAGGGCTCGGGCAAGAGCCTGACTATGGTGTGGCTGGCGAAATGGATTCGCGAGCACCAGCCAGATGGCCGAGTGCTTCTGATCACCGACCGCACTGAACTCGACGAACAGATAGAAAAGGTCTTCGGCGGCGTCAACGAGCAGATCTACCGCACCTCGAGTGGGGCCGACCTGATCGGCACGCTGAACAAGAACGAGCCATGGCTCGTGTGCTCGCTCGTTCATAAGTTTCGTGGCGGCGATGATGACAAAGACCTCGACGAGTCCAGCGAGCAATTCCTCGCTGACCTAAATGCCAAGATTCCTGCAGGTTTCAGCGCCAAGGGCAACCTGTTCGTCTTTGTCGACGAAGCGCACCGCACCCAGTCGGGCAAGATGCACACCGCGATGAAAAAGCTCTTGCCTGGTGCAATGTTCATTGGCTTTACCGGCACGCCGCTTCTCAAAGCAGACAAAACGACCAGTATTGAGACGTTCGGCAGCTTCATCCATACCTACAAATTCAACGAAGCCGTCGTCGATGGTGTGGTGCTTGATATTCGCTATGAAGCGCGCCACATCGATCAAGAACTCACCAGCCACGACCAAGTGGACAAATGGTTCGAGGCCAAGACAAAGGGAATGACCGACCTCACGAAGGCGGAGCTTAAGAAGCGGTGGGGCACCATGCAGAAAGTGGTCAGTGCCGAGCCGCGTGCCAAGCGAATCGTGCAGGACATCCTGCTCGATATGGAACTCAAACCTCGCCTGATGGATGGTCGCGGCAATGCGATGCTCGTCGGCGGAAGTATCTATCAGGCATGCAAGTTCTACGAGATGTTTGTGCAGGCCGGTTTCAAAGGCAAGGTGGCGATCGTCACGAGCTATGTGCCGAACGCGTCCGAAATCTCGAAGGAAGATGGTGGGCACGGCTCCACCGAGAAGCTGCGCCAATACGACATTTATCGGCAGATGCTTGCTGATCACTTTGACGAGCCTGCAGACAGCGCCGTGCTCAAAATCGAAGAGTTTGAGAAGGAGGTCAAGCGCCGTTTCGTTGAGGAACCGGGTCAGATGCGCCTGCTTATTGTTGTCGACAAGCTCCTCACCGGCTTCGATGCACCTTCTGCCTCGTATCTCTATATCGACAAGAAGATGCGCGACCACGGACTTTTCCAGGCGATCTGCCGCGTCAACCGGCTCGACGGTGACGACAAGGAGTATGGCTACGTCGTCGACTATCAAGACCTCTTCAATTCACTCGAAGACGCGATCACCGACTACACGTCGGGCGCACTTGACGGTTACGCGAAGGAAGACATTGCGGGTCTGCTAAAGGATCGCGGTGAGCAAGAGCGCAAGGATCTCGACGATGCGCTCGAACGCATCCGTGCTCTCTGCGAACCAGTCTCACCGCCTAAAGAGACGCTGCAGTACCAGCGCTACTTCTGCGCAGTCGATGCCGGGAATGCGGACCAGCTCAAGACCAATGAGCCCAAGCGAGTCGAACTCTACAAGTCCGTGAGCGCACTTGTGCGTGCCTACGCAGTGCTCGCGAATGACATGGAGAAGGCCGGATACAGTGCGGCCGAAGCAGCCGCTATCAAGACCGAGGTCGCGCACTACGTCGCGGTTCGTGACGAGGTGAAGCTCGGAGCCGGTGAGAACGTCGACTTCAAGCAATTCGAGGCCGGAATGCGATTCTTGCTTGACACCTACATCCAAGCCGGCTCATCTGAACTGGTCGCAGAGTTTGAGGACGTTGGTCTCGTCGAGCTGATCGTCGAACGCGGTGCCGGTGCACTTGACTCGTTGCCCGAGGGCATCAAGAAGAACAAGGAAGCCGTCGCCGAGACCATCATCAACAACGTGCGCAAGACGATCATCGATGAGCACGCGATGAACCCGAAATACTACGACACGATGTCGTCGCTGCTCGATGCACTCATCGAACAACACCGTCAGGAAGCCTCCGACTACAAGCTGTACCTGCAGGAGCTCCTTGCACTCGCGAAGAAGGTCGGCAAGAAAGAATCCGATACGGTCTATCCGGACTGGGCGAAGAACGGTGCGCAAAAGGCGCTGGTCGACTTCGGCTGGTCAGAAACAACCATCGTCATCCAGCTCGATACTGCGATCAATGTGGCGAAACCGCACGACTGGGTCGGAAACAAGATGAAAGAAAAGGTCGTCGCCAATGCCATTCGTAAGGTGTTGCCGGCTGATTTTGATCGGTTCGAGGAACTCTTCGACCTCGTGAGGGCACGCGATGAGTACCGCTAA
- a CDS encoding restriction endonuclease subunit S: protein MTTLPPVSVRKLSDFVTKGTTPTSIGRRFTARGVNFIKVETIAPDGRYLSGREAHIDSETHEILRRSQLAAGDILFSIAGALGRSTVVEDSWIPANTNQAFAIIRPSRQAGLNSRYLLWQLRSEAILRRVSEINVQAAQANLSLEQVRDFEIPLVSEEEQFHIAKTLDDAELLLWTLERLIAKKQAIKQGMMQQLLTGKIRLPGFTAEWTIQRFGDLALPVKARGQAASAVHSDAVVELEHIESGTGSVLPNESAVVSISLKTIFREGDVLFGKLRAYLRKYWLATSPGYCSTEIWALRSLPGKSVGGFVRYVVESEAFIEVASASHGTHMPRSDWGIVAAFEVPTPNVEEQIAIAQVLSSADAEIRSLRKQISQIRAIKQGMMQELLTGRTRLENLGVAI, encoded by the coding sequence ATGACGACACTGCCACCTGTCAGCGTTCGAAAGCTTTCCGATTTTGTCACCAAGGGCACCACGCCGACCTCGATCGGAAGGCGGTTCACCGCACGCGGAGTTAATTTCATAAAGGTGGAGACGATCGCCCCCGATGGGCGTTATCTTTCGGGGCGCGAAGCGCATATTGATTCTGAAACTCACGAAATACTCCGGCGCTCGCAACTTGCAGCGGGCGACATCCTGTTTTCTATCGCCGGGGCCCTGGGGCGGTCGACCGTAGTCGAAGACTCTTGGATTCCGGCCAACACTAATCAAGCGTTTGCGATCATCCGACCGTCAAGACAGGCAGGATTGAACTCTCGATATCTACTATGGCAACTACGAAGCGAGGCCATACTCCGGCGAGTCTCCGAGATCAATGTTCAAGCAGCGCAGGCAAACCTCTCCCTTGAACAGGTGCGTGATTTTGAGATCCCCCTCGTTTCAGAAGAAGAGCAATTTCACATTGCAAAAACACTGGACGATGCTGAACTTCTGCTCTGGACGCTCGAGCGTCTGATTGCGAAGAAGCAGGCTATTAAGCAAGGCATGATGCAGCAGCTCCTCACCGGCAAGATCCGCCTCCCCGGGTTTACTGCTGAATGGACGATCCAGCGATTTGGAGATCTGGCGCTGCCAGTCAAGGCGCGAGGCCAGGCGGCGTCGGCGGTGCACAGCGACGCAGTCGTTGAACTTGAACATATCGAGTCAGGAACTGGCTCTGTACTTCCAAACGAGTCAGCCGTGGTTAGCATTTCGCTCAAGACGATCTTCAGGGAGGGCGATGTGCTGTTTGGCAAACTTCGCGCATACCTTCGTAAGTACTGGCTAGCCACCAGTCCCGGATACTGCTCAACTGAGATTTGGGCACTTCGCAGCCTGCCGGGAAAGTCCGTCGGCGGGTTTGTTCGGTATGTAGTTGAGTCTGAAGCATTCATAGAGGTTGCGAGTGCTTCGCACGGCACCCACATGCCACGTTCAGACTGGGGGATAGTCGCTGCTTTTGAAGTCCCGACTCCGAATGTTGAAGAGCAGATTGCGATCGCTCAAGTTCTGTCTTCGGCCGACGCAGAAATCCGGTCACTTCGGAAGCAGATTAGTCAGATTCGCGCAATCAAACAAGGCATGATGCAAGAGCTGCTGACTGGGCGCACCCGTCTGGAAAATCTGGGGGTAGCAATATGA
- a CDS encoding M48 family metallopeptidase, with protein sequence MSTANAYLTVAGIGVDVVYKHIKNMHISVYPPRGRVRVAAPERLDEDAIRLAIVQRLPWIKKQREQLQAADRQSEREMIAGESHYVWGQRLRLEIQEVSGRPHVDVAGSKLRLTVAADSDGAARRKALDAWHRRQLKAAIPALVEKWQPLIGREVTGWTVRRMKTKWGSCNPDSGRLWFNVELAKKHPACLEYIVVHEMTHLHERTHNDRFVELMDKNLPNWRALRDELNGAPLADEEWK encoded by the coding sequence ATGAGTACCGCTAACGCCTACCTCACCGTCGCCGGCATCGGCGTTGATGTCGTTTACAAGCACATCAAGAACATGCACATTTCTGTCTATCCGCCGAGGGGGCGCGTGCGTGTAGCCGCTCCTGAACGTCTCGACGAAGACGCGATTCGCCTGGCGATCGTGCAGCGTCTGCCCTGGATTAAGAAGCAGCGTGAACAGCTTCAGGCTGCTGACCGGCAGTCTGAGCGCGAGATGATCGCGGGGGAGTCCCACTACGTGTGGGGACAGCGCCTTCGACTCGAAATACAGGAAGTTTCAGGGAGGCCGCACGTTGATGTCGCCGGATCGAAACTTCGTCTGACAGTTGCCGCCGATTCAGATGGCGCCGCCCGTCGGAAGGCGCTCGATGCCTGGCATCGCCGTCAACTTAAGGCCGCTATTCCGGCGCTTGTCGAGAAATGGCAGCCGCTCATCGGCCGTGAAGTGACAGGTTGGACAGTGCGACGGATGAAGACTAAGTGGGGATCGTGCAACCCCGATTCCGGTCGACTCTGGTTCAACGTCGAGCTCGCCAAGAAGCACCCGGCATGCCTCGAATACATCGTCGTTCACGAGATGACGCACCTGCACGAACGCACGCACAACGACCGTTTTGTAGAGCTGATGGATAAGAACTTGCCGAACTGGCGCGCGCTCAGAGACGAGCTAAATGGCGCGCCATTGGCTGACGAGGAATGGAAATGA